Proteins encoded within one genomic window of Nitrospina gracilis 3/211:
- a CDS encoding ankyrin repeat domain-containing protein — protein sequence MLIELGADFEKTPGTFNPLILAVEQGNKPMVELLLQNKNVTELKHPSPMNVLKSAILKGDIPIIDLLISKGIDVNVDIDKGWSPFEASLHGENMDVVKFLIKQGADIHKDAARNLAFAYNREMVEFLLNKGVDINARDKRSEKTALQMAITSQIGKRAKLLIKKGADIHGRTEVSFSSAKFPFVLNKATLLHLAVDHYPANNNVFIGIMEPPPVKVLLENGAEVNAADEGVTPLHLSVRQENIELIQLLIDFGAKVDVRDKYGHTPLYWARTLKKDDVVDLLMKNGSTSIPETEILRKENCESLKKVKAFYNSGGNIKARGIYGETALHLAAVYGNSEVVEWLIKQGLDVNAQTWGKHTPLHRVANVKSAELLLEHGAEINQKDLWGFTPLTWAVFWNNEDVSGVSQELVKLFVNSGSDVNVAINADQSILEIAKMISQQSGDTTVVDYLIAHGAKE from the coding sequence TTGTTAATCGAATTAGGTGCCGATTTTGAAAAAACTCCGGGCACCTTCAATCCTCTCATTTTGGCGGTGGAACAGGGCAATAAGCCAATGGTCGAGCTGTTGTTGCAGAATAAAAATGTGACTGAGTTAAAACATCCCAGTCCAATGAATGTTTTGAAATCTGCAATTCTTAAAGGAGATATTCCCATAATTGATTTACTGATTTCAAAAGGAATTGATGTGAATGTAGATATTGACAAAGGATGGAGCCCATTTGAGGCATCTTTGCACGGGGAAAATATGGATGTGGTTAAGTTCCTTATAAAACAAGGAGCGGATATTCATAAAGATGCGGCGAGAAATCTGGCATTTGCCTACAACAGGGAGATGGTGGAATTTCTTTTGAATAAAGGCGTGGATATCAATGCTCGTGATAAGCGAAGCGAAAAAACCGCCTTGCAAATGGCAATAACGTCACAAATTGGAAAAAGGGCAAAATTACTGATTAAAAAAGGAGCCGATATACATGGAAGAACGGAAGTTTCTTTTTCCTCTGCAAAATTTCCATTTGTATTAAATAAAGCCACTCTTTTGCACCTTGCTGTGGATCATTATCCTGCGAATAATAATGTGTTTATTGGGATAATGGAGCCGCCACCCGTTAAAGTTTTATTGGAGAATGGCGCAGAGGTTAATGCGGCAGATGAGGGCGTTACACCTTTGCATTTGTCTGTTCGTCAAGAAAACATTGAACTGATCCAGTTATTGATTGATTTTGGAGCAAAAGTTGATGTTCGCGATAAATATGGCCACACACCGCTGTACTGGGCCAGGACCTTGAAAAAAGACGATGTGGTTGACCTGTTGATGAAAAATGGGTCCACATCCATTCCCGAAACGGAAATTTTGCGAAAAGAGAACTGTGAAAGCCTGAAGAAGGTAAAGGCTTTTTACAACTCTGGAGGCAATATCAAGGCCCGCGGCATCTATGGAGAAACAGCATTGCACCTGGCTGCGGTTTATGGAAATTCGGAAGTGGTTGAATGGTTGATCAAGCAAGGGTTGGATGTCAATGCTCAAACATGGGGAAAGCATACTCCTCTACATCGAGTTGCAAACGTGAAATCTGCAGAACTCCTTTTAGAGCATGGAGCCGAAATAAACCAAAAGGATCTTTGGGGGTTTACGCCGCTTACTTGGGCTGTTTTCTGGAACAATGAAGATGTTTCGGGGGTCAGCCAGGAATTAGTAAAGCTCTTCGTAAATTCTGGATCTGATGTAAACGTTGCCATTAATGCTGACCAATCGATTTTGGAAATTGCTAAAATGATTTCACAACAATCAGGGGACACCACCGTCGTCGATTACCTGATCGCCCACGGCG
- a CDS encoding ankyrin repeat domain-containing protein → MRCRKFQASPLATLLVLGMLTLPSYISEHYHPLHEAAQKGDLNRIEELIEQGVDVDIRSRPFGYTPLDKAIEHDQLEAAILLIKFGADVDARVSTGGTTLVLALDRHKWPLVSFLIKNGADVNYIFNDRWTPFYMAISYAKAEQFETIKLFVEAGAQLTPNENGDTPLHFVSDVKIAEYLIALGVDPNAINKWGETPYYRAKSYEKEDVAAFLKSKGAKPGLTIYEAVEQGDRERIQEMIANDRDVNIENSDGQSILFCAVEKKTLKRLDC, encoded by the coding sequence ATGCGTTGCCGCAAATTCCAGGCCAGCCCCCTCGCCACCCTGCTCGTGCTGGGGATGCTGACCCTGCCAAGTTATATTTCTGAGCACTATCACCCTCTGCATGAAGCCGCGCAAAAGGGAGACTTGAACCGCATAGAAGAGTTGATTGAGCAAGGTGTGGATGTGGATATCCGATCCCGCCCATTTGGCTATACACCTTTGGATAAAGCCATTGAGCATGACCAACTGGAGGCGGCGATCCTGTTAATCAAGTTTGGTGCTGACGTCGATGCTCGAGTTTCGACCGGTGGTACAACATTGGTTCTTGCTCTGGATAGGCACAAATGGCCGCTCGTCAGCTTTCTTATTAAAAATGGCGCAGACGTAAATTATATCTTCAATGATCGATGGACTCCGTTTTATATGGCGATTTCATACGCCAAAGCTGAACAATTTGAGACAATAAAATTGTTTGTGGAGGCGGGAGCCCAGTTAACCCCGAATGAAAATGGTGACACCCCGCTTCATTTCGTTTCCGATGTCAAAATCGCCGAATACCTGATCGCATTGGGGGTCGATCCGAATGCGATCAATAAGTGGGGCGAGACTCCGTATTATCGGGCGAAATCTTATGAAAAGGAAGATGTGGCGGCTTTTCTTAAAAGTAAGGGGGCCAAACCCGGCCTGACCATTTATGAGGCCGTAGAACAGGGAGATCGCGAGCGGATTCAGGAAATGATTGCTAATGATCGGGATGTTAATATTGAGAACTCCGATGGGCAATCCATTTTGTTTTGTGCGGTCGAAAAAAAGACATTGAAACGGCTCGATTGTTAA
- a CDS encoding ankyrin repeat domain-containing protein, with protein sequence MKKIWMVWMAAAVWMLGGLAACGNEATSHLHEAAKIGAVGMMDKLIEQGEDINVKDAFHRTPLHWAVARGHVEAVRYLVDHKANVNARDREGFTPLHLATQLGEPAMARLLIENGADLELKENSWQKTPLHFVAQFGTENLAKLFVEKGANVNVRDALELTPLHYASLSGQQGVVTLLVDHGADVHARGQDPFTRQPNTTPMQLAFDPQMRLLLKSLGAKE encoded by the coding sequence ATGAAAAAAATCTGGATGGTATGGATGGCGGCGGCGGTCTGGATGCTGGGCGGACTCGCCGCCTGCGGCAACGAAGCGACCAGCCACCTGCACGAGGCGGCGAAGATCGGCGCGGTCGGCATGATGGACAAGCTGATCGAGCAGGGCGAGGACATCAACGTCAAGGACGCGTTCCACCGGACGCCCCTGCACTGGGCCGTGGCGCGGGGTCACGTTGAGGCCGTGCGCTACCTCGTCGATCACAAGGCCAACGTCAACGCGCGCGACCGCGAGGGCTTCACGCCGCTCCACCTGGCGACGCAGTTGGGCGAACCGGCGATGGCGCGCCTGCTCATCGAAAACGGCGCGGACCTGGAATTGAAAGAGAACTCGTGGCAGAAAACGCCGCTTCATTTCGTGGCGCAGTTCGGCACCGAAAATCTGGCGAAGCTGTTCGTTGAGAAGGGCGCGAACGTGAACGTGCGCGACGCGCTGGAGTTGACGCCGCTTCATTACGCATCCTTGAGCGGACAGCAGGGCGTCGTCACGTTGCTGGTGGATCACGGGGCCGACGTTCACGCGCGCGGACAGGACCCCTTCACCCGCCAGCCGAACACCACGCCCATGCAACTCGCCTTCGACCCGCAGATGCGCCTCCTCCTCAAATCCTTGGGCGCGAAGGAATAG
- a CDS encoding alpha/beta hydrolase yields the protein MKGKPIFETAAAILAILVFYAVVLVSCENKIIYHPHTYPDGEWDAADGMTVEDVWFTASDGTKLHGWYFPAMEARATLLFFHGNAGNLTHRVDNIQRLTPLGLNVFIFDYRGYGKSEGAPDEEGILQDAQAAYDTLVKERKVPPDTVILFGRSLGGAFATDVAHHNPAAGLILEAAFTNARDMAGAMFPVLPIGWAIRSKLNAVDKVPDITIPKLIIHGTDDEVVPYKLGRKLYDAAAEPKAFYDLPGAGHNNTYRLGGQAYFDRIHQFVDEALAEGKPKPSNKQTP from the coding sequence ATGAAAGGAAAGCCTATTTTCGAGACGGCGGCGGCAATCCTGGCGATCCTCGTGTTCTACGCGGTGGTGCTGGTCAGTTGCGAGAACAAGATCATCTACCACCCGCACACGTACCCGGACGGCGAGTGGGACGCGGCGGACGGCATGACGGTGGAGGACGTGTGGTTCACCGCATCCGACGGCACGAAACTGCACGGCTGGTACTTCCCCGCCATGGAAGCGCGCGCGACGCTCTTGTTCTTTCATGGCAACGCGGGCAACCTGACGCACCGCGTGGACAACATCCAGCGTCTCACGCCGCTCGGCCTCAACGTGTTCATCTTCGATTACCGCGGCTACGGCAAAAGCGAAGGCGCGCCGGACGAAGAGGGCATCCTGCAAGACGCGCAGGCGGCGTACGACACGCTGGTGAAGGAACGCAAGGTGCCGCCGGATACGGTGATCCTGTTCGGCCGCTCGCTGGGTGGGGCGTTCGCCACCGACGTCGCGCACCACAACCCGGCGGCGGGGCTGATCCTCGAGGCGGCGTTCACCAACGCGCGCGACATGGCGGGCGCGATGTTCCCCGTCCTGCCCATCGGCTGGGCCATTCGTTCAAAGTTGAACGCGGTGGACAAGGTGCCGGACATCACCATCCCGAAGCTCATCATCCACGGCACCGACGACGAAGTGGTGCCGTACAAACTGGGACGCAAGTTGTACGATGCGGCGGCGGAGCCGAAAGCGTTTTACGATCTCCCCGGCGCGGGGCACAACAACACCTACCGCCTGGGCGGGCAGGCGTACTTCGACCGCATCCACCAATTCGTCGATGAGGCGCTGGCGGAAGGCAAACCCAAACCTTCAAACAAGCAGACTCCATGA
- a CDS encoding NfeD family protein: MYWKQWMAVFGCGFLLAVGGAFAEDTETQQAPPSASTQSTSSGRVVVINIAGAINPVSADYTSKHIQAASDEGAALVVLQMDTPGGLDTAMRQIIKAIQASDVPVATYVAPSGSRAASAGTFITIASHVAAMAPGTNIGAAHPVNLMGGGQQDDKQGKPSPMEEKVVNDASAYIRSLAEKRGRNAYWAEKAVRQSQSISAEEAKKLGVIDLVAGSLDALLLAIDGREVKLDNGRTVTLDTKNKPIVHREMTPREQILDVISNPNVAYILMMIGMVGLYFELSNPGLILPGILGGISMILALYAMQTLPINYAGLLLILLGGILFVVELNVPTFGLLTAGGTVSLLLGSIMLIDSDDPAMQISKTVLIPTFVVSVLVTAGAVWLATRSAGLKAVSGQEALVGEHGTAYSRLNPKGRVMVHGEVWQAVCDGTINKGEPVVVEALDGLTVRVKKSG; encoded by the coding sequence ATGTACTGGAAACAATGGATGGCGGTGTTCGGATGCGGCTTCCTGCTGGCGGTGGGCGGGGCGTTTGCCGAAGACACCGAAACCCAGCAAGCGCCGCCTTCGGCCTCGACCCAGAGCACCTCCTCGGGCCGTGTGGTGGTCATCAACATTGCGGGAGCCATCAACCCCGTCTCCGCCGACTACACCAGCAAACACATCCAGGCCGCCAGTGACGAAGGCGCGGCGCTGGTGGTCCTGCAGATGGACACGCCGGGCGGACTCGACACCGCCATGCGGCAGATCATCAAGGCCATCCAGGCCTCGGATGTTCCGGTAGCCACTTATGTTGCGCCCAGCGGATCGCGCGCCGCCTCGGCGGGCACGTTCATCACCATCGCCTCGCACGTGGCGGCCATGGCGCCGGGCACCAACATCGGAGCGGCGCACCCGGTCAACCTGATGGGCGGCGGCCAGCAGGATGACAAGCAGGGCAAACCGTCGCCGATGGAAGAAAAAGTGGTCAACGACGCCTCGGCGTACATCCGGTCGCTCGCCGAAAAACGCGGCCGCAACGCCTACTGGGCGGAGAAGGCCGTCCGGCAGAGCCAGTCCATCTCCGCCGAGGAGGCGAAGAAGCTGGGTGTGATCGATCTCGTCGCCGGGAGTCTCGATGCGCTCCTGCTGGCCATCGACGGACGGGAGGTGAAACTCGACAACGGGCGCACGGTGACGCTCGACACCAAAAACAAACCCATCGTGCACCGCGAGATGACCCCGCGCGAACAGATCCTCGACGTCATCTCCAACCCCAACGTTGCCTACATCCTGATGATGATCGGCATGGTGGGACTGTACTTTGAATTGTCGAATCCCGGCCTCATCCTGCCCGGCATCCTGGGCGGCATCAGCATGATCCTCGCCCTCTACGCCATGCAGACACTGCCCATCAATTACGCGGGATTGCTTTTGATCCTGCTCGGTGGCATTTTGTTCGTCGTCGAACTCAACGTGCCGACGTTCGGCCTGCTGACCGCGGGCGGCACGGTGTCGCTGTTGCTGGGATCGATCATGCTGATTGACAGCGACGACCCGGCGATGCAGATTTCGAAGACGGTGCTGATCCCAACGTTCGTCGTCTCGGTGCTGGTGACGGCGGGTGCGGTGTGGCTGGCCACGCGCTCCGCCGGGCTGAAGGCGGTGAGCGGCCAGGAGGCGCTTGTCGGCGAGCACGGCACGGCCTACTCCAGGCTCAATCCCAAAGGCAGGGTCATGGTGCACGGGGAAGTGTGGCAGGCGGTGTGCGACGGCACCATCAACAAGGGCGAGCCGGTGGTGGTGGAGGCGCTCGACGGCCTCACCGTGCGGGTCAAAAAATCCGGTTGA
- the kdsA gene encoding 3-deoxy-8-phosphooctulonate synthase, which translates to MESSLKTQEVHIGPIAVGNGHPLAVIAGPCVIESEKHAMETAEQLQEVFSKAGIPFIYKSSYDKANRSSYKSFRGPGLEEGLRILNKVKKELGVPVLSDVHKEEEVDPAAEVLDILQIPAFLCRQTDLVVKTAKTGKPVNVKKGQFLAPWDMKNVVDKVKETGNENIVLTERGFMFGYNNLVVDMRSLVLMRELGYPVCFDCTHSLQLPGGQGTTSGGQRELVPYLTRGAVAVGCDMLFMEVHPDPDSAPSDGPNMLRLDTLPAFLDQIKQLDALRLS; encoded by the coding sequence ATGGAATCCAGTTTGAAAACGCAGGAAGTGCACATCGGCCCCATCGCCGTCGGCAACGGGCATCCGCTGGCGGTCATCGCGGGACCGTGCGTCATCGAATCCGAAAAGCACGCCATGGAAACCGCCGAGCAGTTGCAGGAAGTCTTCTCGAAGGCGGGCATTCCGTTCATTTACAAGTCGTCGTACGACAAGGCCAATCGGTCATCGTACAAATCGTTTCGCGGACCGGGCCTCGAAGAAGGCCTGCGCATCCTGAACAAGGTGAAGAAGGAACTCGGCGTGCCGGTCCTCTCCGACGTGCACAAGGAGGAGGAGGTCGATCCCGCCGCCGAGGTGCTGGACATTCTCCAGATTCCGGCGTTCCTGTGCCGGCAGACGGACCTGGTGGTGAAAACAGCCAAGACCGGCAAACCCGTCAACGTGAAGAAAGGCCAGTTCCTCGCGCCGTGGGACATGAAAAACGTCGTCGATAAAGTGAAGGAAACCGGCAACGAGAACATCGTGCTCACCGAGCGCGGTTTCATGTTCGGCTACAACAACCTCGTCGTGGACATGCGCTCGCTGGTTTTGATGCGCGAACTCGGCTATCCGGTCTGTTTCGACTGCACGCACAGCTTGCAGTTGCCCGGCGGCCAGGGCACGACCTCCGGCGGACAGCGCGAGCTGGTACCGTACCTGACGCGTGGCGCGGTGGCCGTGGGCTGCGACATGCTGTTCATGGAAGTGCACCCGGACCCCGACAGCGCGCCGTCGGACGGTCCCAACATGCTGAGGCTGGACACGCTTCCGGCGTTCCTCGACCAGATCAAACAACTCGACGCGCTGCGGCTTTCTTAA
- a CDS encoding Kelch repeat-containing protein, translated as MKFKWLPFFLGCALLFTAGPSASPAQEGSWKVLAPTPTPRTEVGVVTLNEKIYVIGGFTPEGIADKVEVYDPASGQWSEAASLPRALHHVAAVTVNGMIYVVGGFATGMWSPVDTIYGYDPQSNAWTEKAPMPTERGALGAGVIDGRIHAVGGAFRKFFRLKNTGAHEVYDPATDTWTEAADIPTPRDHLTVSVMNGKLYALGGRIDVDFGDNLDRNEAFDPKTGKWQRLAPLPTKRSGITSQAVNGKIFVFGGEATEGTFDKNEAYDPGTNTWKTYKPMPNPCHGLGSAVVNGSIHLITGGPNPGGGGSQYHQVFTP; from the coding sequence ATGAAATTCAAATGGCTCCCTTTTTTCCTGGGATGCGCCCTGCTCTTTACCGCAGGTCCCTCCGCTTCGCCTGCACAGGAAGGAAGCTGGAAAGTCCTCGCTCCCACGCCCACGCCGCGCACGGAAGTCGGCGTTGTCACTCTCAACGAGAAAATTTACGTGATCGGCGGCTTCACGCCGGAAGGCATCGCCGACAAAGTAGAGGTGTATGATCCGGCAAGTGGCCAATGGTCGGAAGCCGCCTCCCTGCCCCGCGCTCTGCACCATGTCGCGGCGGTGACGGTGAACGGCATGATTTACGTCGTTGGCGGATTCGCCACGGGAATGTGGTCGCCGGTGGACACGATTTACGGGTACGATCCGCAATCGAATGCCTGGACGGAAAAGGCGCCGATGCCCACGGAACGCGGCGCGCTGGGGGCGGGAGTGATCGACGGCAGGATTCATGCAGTGGGCGGCGCGTTCAGGAAATTCTTTCGGCTCAAGAACACCGGCGCGCACGAGGTGTACGATCCGGCCACCGACACGTGGACGGAAGCCGCCGATATCCCGACGCCGCGCGATCATTTGACCGTTTCGGTGATGAACGGCAAACTCTACGCGCTGGGCGGACGCATCGACGTCGATTTCGGGGATAATCTGGACCGCAACGAGGCGTTCGACCCGAAAACCGGAAAATGGCAGAGGCTGGCACCGCTCCCCACCAAACGGAGCGGCATCACTTCGCAGGCGGTGAATGGAAAGATTTTCGTTTTCGGCGGCGAAGCCACCGAGGGCACTTTCGACAAAAACGAGGCCTACGACCCCGGCACCAATACCTGGAAAACCTACAAACCCATGCCCAATCCCTGCCACGGCCTGGGCTCGGCGGTGGTGAACGGATCCATCCACCTCATCACCGGCGGCCCCAATCCTGGCGGCGGCGGCAGTCAATACCACCAGGTGTTCACTCCCTGA
- a CDS encoding phosphorylase family protein gives MEHHLCIIGAIREEIAGIKGRMKIDESIKLNGASAFVGTWEGYRVVLVRSGVGRRRAAKAFQQVCDYFPLVQVISIGFAGGLDPALQVGDLLIADTITMVRDGAAVTTESMAIPVALVNQAMVVACPEGATAYQGTLLTADDVVSHPDDKIKLGQTHGALGVDMETFELAKEAERRDVPFLSVRSVTDTAEQSLMNCSHLVDDDGNVSTLKAGWHVLTHPGDLTGMIELGKHARLATAHLTSYLKEYLHCLK, from the coding sequence ATGGAACATCATTTGTGCATCATTGGCGCCATCCGGGAAGAGATTGCGGGCATCAAGGGCCGCATGAAGATCGACGAGTCGATCAAACTGAACGGCGCGTCGGCGTTCGTCGGCACGTGGGAAGGCTACCGCGTTGTGCTGGTGCGGTCGGGTGTCGGACGCAGGCGGGCCGCCAAAGCGTTTCAACAGGTGTGCGACTACTTCCCTCTCGTGCAGGTGATTTCCATCGGCTTTGCCGGGGGGCTCGATCCCGCCTTGCAGGTTGGTGACCTGCTGATCGCCGATACCATCACGATGGTTCGCGACGGAGCGGCGGTGACCACCGAATCGATGGCCATTCCCGTGGCACTGGTGAACCAGGCAATGGTGGTGGCCTGCCCGGAGGGTGCAACCGCCTACCAGGGCACGCTGCTGACCGCGGACGACGTCGTCAGCCACCCCGACGACAAAATAAAGCTGGGGCAAACGCATGGTGCGCTGGGCGTGGATATGGAAACGTTCGAGCTGGCAAAAGAAGCCGAGCGGCGTGACGTCCCGTTTTTGTCCGTGCGCTCCGTCACCGATACGGCGGAGCAGAGCCTGATGAACTGTTCGCACCTGGTTGATGACGACGGGAATGTCTCGACCCTCAAAGCCGGGTGGCACGTGCTGACGCATCCCGGCGATCTCACCGGCATGATCGAACTCGGCAAACATGCCCGCCTTGCCACCGCCCACCTGACGTCTTATTTAAAGGAATACCTGCATTGCCTCAAATGA
- the rlmD gene encoding 23S rRNA (uracil(1939)-C(5))-methyltransferase RlmD: MAKQKLEIPVHVGDDVELEVESLASSGDGVTHHHGYTLFVPHTLPQDRVKARITKTTKRFGVTRVIKRLHSTPDRVDAPCAVFPECGGCKIQDWDYSKQMEFKVRQVQDALAHVGGLNVAVGIDPVPADQPLHYRNKANYAIEKRGKKPSIGFYRQGTHHVVDHVECHTLMEPITAIKEWLRGLIESHSLSIYNERRHTGFLRGLVVRHSAATGEALVGLVTTHGEFSRKFMDDLTDEARLKSFGIQGVIHNINRSKTNVILGHENITLWGQDFFREKLGELEFHLSLPSFFQINPYQSVKLYGIVQSWVEGTDGSVLDAYCGNGGISLWLAKAGCEVVGIDSAASNIEDAEQSAHLNGITTCRFLNMPLERAFQLKEELAAVKTVVLDPPRKGCSQEVVTGILEMKPDRIIYVSCNPATLARDLALMQGYAVRAIKVIDMFPQTQHVETAVLLERE; this comes from the coding sequence TTGGCCAAACAGAAACTGGAAATCCCGGTGCACGTCGGCGACGATGTGGAACTGGAAGTGGAATCGCTGGCATCGAGCGGCGACGGCGTCACCCACCACCATGGCTACACCTTGTTCGTGCCCCACACCCTTCCGCAGGACCGGGTGAAAGCGCGGATCACCAAAACCACCAAACGTTTCGGGGTGACGCGTGTCATCAAACGCCTGCACTCGACCCCCGACCGAGTGGATGCGCCGTGCGCGGTGTTCCCGGAATGCGGCGGATGCAAAATCCAGGACTGGGATTACTCAAAGCAGATGGAGTTCAAGGTCCGGCAGGTACAGGATGCGCTGGCGCACGTCGGCGGGTTGAACGTCGCGGTGGGGATCGATCCTGTCCCCGCCGACCAGCCTCTCCACTACCGCAACAAGGCCAACTACGCCATCGAAAAACGCGGCAAGAAACCGTCGATCGGCTTTTACCGCCAGGGCACGCACCACGTGGTCGATCACGTCGAATGCCACACGCTGATGGAACCGATCACCGCCATCAAGGAATGGTTGCGGGGATTGATCGAGAGCCACAGCCTGTCGATCTACAACGAACGGCGTCACACTGGATTCCTGCGCGGGCTGGTGGTGCGGCACTCGGCGGCGACGGGCGAGGCGCTGGTGGGACTGGTCACCACCCACGGCGAGTTTTCGCGCAAATTCATGGACGACCTTACCGATGAGGCCCGATTGAAAAGTTTCGGCATCCAGGGCGTCATTCACAACATCAACCGCTCGAAGACCAACGTCATCCTCGGCCACGAAAATATCACGCTGTGGGGACAGGATTTTTTCCGTGAGAAACTGGGCGAACTGGAGTTCCATCTTTCCCTGCCGTCGTTCTTCCAGATCAACCCGTACCAGTCGGTCAAGCTCTACGGCATCGTGCAAAGCTGGGTGGAAGGCACCGACGGCTCGGTGCTCGATGCCTACTGCGGCAACGGCGGCATCAGCCTGTGGCTGGCGAAAGCGGGGTGCGAGGTGGTGGGCATCGACTCCGCCGCCTCGAACATCGAGGACGCGGAACAAAGCGCGCATTTGAACGGAATCACCACCTGTCGCTTTTTGAACATGCCGCTTGAGCGTGCGTTCCAGCTTAAAGAAGAACTGGCGGCGGTGAAGACCGTGGTGCTCGATCCGCCGCGCAAGGGGTGTTCGCAGGAAGTGGTTACGGGGATTCTGGAAATGAAACCGGACCGCATCATCTACGTCTCCTGCAACCCGGCCACGCTGGCGCGGGACCTCGCACTCATGCAGGGCTACGCCGTACGCGCAATCAAGGTGATCGACATGTTTCCGCAGACCCAGCACGTGGAGACGGCGGTTCTACTGGAACGGGAGTGA
- the asnS gene encoding asparagine--tRNA ligase has protein sequence MDKSKRARVKELLTKGEPRDDVIVEGWVKTRRDSKGGFSFLEINDGSCQKNIQAIVDHSLDAYKQNEKKLQTGSCVGVRGKLVASQGKGQSVEIQTGELWVYGGADPETYPLQKKYHSLEFLREIAHLRPRTNTIGAVMRVRNRLAFSIHRFFQDRGFVYLHTPIITTSDCEGAGEMFQVTTLDLNQVPKDNGQVNYGEDFFGRKANLTVSGQLEGEIYAMALSLIYTFGPTFRAENSNTSRHLSEFWMVEPEMAFYDLDDDMDLAEKFIQYLFKDVLEECSEDLEFFNNRIDKHLIETLTHVAENRFERIPYSDAVHLLEKSNEKFTYSVEWGCNLQAEHERYLAEKHFKKPVIIYNYPESIKPFYMKLNDDGETVRAMDVLLPRLGEIIGGSQREDDLDTLQKRIKEKGLDLEEYWWYLDLRRFGSAPHSGFGLGFERLVQFVSGVENIRDVIPFPRTPKHAGF, from the coding sequence ATGGATAAAAGCAAGCGCGCCCGGGTAAAAGAGTTGCTGACAAAGGGCGAACCGCGCGACGACGTCATCGTCGAAGGCTGGGTGAAAACCCGCCGCGATTCCAAGGGCGGCTTTTCGTTTCTGGAGATCAACGACGGCTCCTGCCAGAAAAACATCCAGGCCATCGTCGATCACTCCCTCGACGCCTACAAGCAAAACGAAAAGAAACTCCAGACCGGAAGCTGTGTCGGCGTGCGCGGCAAACTGGTGGCCTCGCAGGGCAAGGGGCAGTCTGTGGAAATCCAGACAGGTGAGCTGTGGGTGTACGGGGGCGCCGACCCGGAAACCTATCCTCTCCAGAAAAAATACCATTCTCTGGAGTTCCTGCGCGAGATTGCCCACCTGCGCCCGCGCACCAACACCATCGGTGCCGTCATGCGGGTGAGAAACCGCCTCGCGTTTTCCATCCACCGCTTCTTCCAGGACCGCGGGTTTGTGTATCTGCACACGCCGATCATCACCACCAGTGACTGCGAGGGCGCGGGCGAGATGTTTCAGGTGACGACCCTGGACCTCAACCAGGTGCCGAAGGACAACGGGCAGGTGAATTACGGCGAAGATTTTTTCGGGCGCAAGGCCAACCTCACGGTGAGCGGTCAACTGGAAGGTGAGATCTACGCCATGGCGCTGTCGCTCATTTACACCTTTGGGCCGACGTTCCGTGCGGAGAACTCCAACACCAGCCGCCACCTCTCCGAGTTCTGGATGGTGGAGCCGGAGATGGCGTTCTATGATCTGGATGACGACATGGATCTCGCCGAAAAGTTCATCCAGTACCTGTTCAAGGACGTGCTGGAGGAATGCTCCGAGGACCTGGAGTTTTTCAACAACCGCATCGACAAACACCTGATCGAAACGCTGACCCATGTCGCGGAAAACCGGTTCGAACGCATCCCGTACTCCGACGCCGTCCACCTGCTGGAGAAGAGCAACGAAAAGTTCACTTACTCGGTGGAGTGGGGATGCAACCTGCAGGCGGAGCACGAACGGTATCTCGCCGAGAAACATTTCAAGAAACCGGTGATCATTTACAACTACCCGGAGTCCATAAAGCCGTTTTACATGAAGCTCAACGACGACGGCGAGACGGTGCGCGCGATGGACGTGCTCCTGCCAAGGCTGGGCGAGATCATCGGCGGCAGCCAGCGCGAGGACGACCTGGACACGTTGCAGAAACGCATCAAGGAAAAGGGGCTCGATCTGGAGGAATACTGGTGGTACCTGGATCTGCGGCGCTTCGGCAGTGCGCCGCACAGCGGGTTCGGGTTGGGATTCGAGCGCCTCGTGCAGTTTGTCAGCGGCGTTGAGAACATCCGAGACGTCATACCCTTTCCCCGCACCCCCAAGCACGCGGGGTTTTGA
- a CDS encoding YggT family protein encodes MFILAEFINATATVLGIALNLYMWIVIIRALLSWVNPDPYNPIVQFLHAMTDPLMNRVRNWIGMGGGMGIDFSPIIILLGIVFLQEFLVTSLRMLAMQLQ; translated from the coding sequence GTGTTTATTCTAGCCGAATTCATCAACGCCACCGCCACTGTATTGGGAATTGCGCTCAACCTGTACATGTGGATCGTCATCATCCGCGCGCTGCTGTCGTGGGTGAATCCCGATCCTTACAACCCGATCGTGCAGTTCCTGCATGCGATGACCGATCCCCTGATGAACCGCGTGCGCAACTGGATCGGCATGGGCGGCGGCATGGGCATCGATTTTTCGCCGATCATCATCCTGCTTGGCATCGTGTTTTTGCAGGAGTTTCTGGTGACGTCGCTCCGCATGCTGGCCATGCAACTGCAGTGA